One Pseudomonas sp. C27(2019) DNA window includes the following coding sequences:
- the minD gene encoding septum site-determining protein MinD, with amino-acid sequence MSKIIVVTSGKGGVGKTTTSAAIGTGLALRGHKTVIVDFDVGLRNLDLIMGCERRVVYDFVNVINGDATLNQALIKDKRLENLYILAASQTRDKDALTIEGVEKVISELAEQFEYVICDSPAGIEKGAHLAMYLADAAIVVTNPEVSSVRDSDRMLGLLSSKSKRAEEGREPITEHLLLTRYNPERVARGEMLSVEDVEEILSIQMIGVIPESQAVLKASNQGVPVILDEESDAGQAYSDAVERLLGKEVPHRFLEVQRKGFLQRMFGGKE; translated from the coding sequence TTGTCTAAGATTATCGTTGTAACTTCAGGGAAAGGCGGTGTTGGTAAAACGACCACCAGCGCTGCGATCGGCACTGGCCTTGCCTTACGTGGGCACAAAACAGTCATTGTCGATTTTGACGTGGGTCTGCGTAACCTTGATTTAATCATGGGCTGCGAGCGCCGTGTTGTTTACGATTTTGTTAACGTCATTAATGGCGACGCCACGCTTAATCAAGCACTGATTAAGGACAAGCGTTTAGAAAACCTATACATCTTAGCGGCCAGCCAAACCCGTGATAAAGATGCGCTGACTATTGAAGGCGTTGAAAAAGTGATCAGCGAGCTTGCAGAGCAATTTGAGTATGTCATTTGCGATTCGCCTGCGGGTATCGAAAAAGGCGCGCACTTGGCCATGTACTTAGCTGATGCAGCCATTGTTGTGACCAACCCTGAAGTCTCTTCAGTACGTGACTCAGACCGCATGCTGGGCCTACTGTCAAGCAAATCAAAACGCGCTGAAGAAGGCCGTGAACCCATCACCGAACACCTCTTATTGACACGCTACAACCCTGAGCGCGTTGCTCGCGGTGAAATGCTCAGCGTGGAAGATGTTGAGGAAATACTCTCGATTCAGATGATCGGCGTCATCCCTGAATCACAAGCAGTTCTCAAAGCCTCTAACCAAGGTGTACCTGTTATTCTTGACGAGGAAAGTGACGCTGGCCAAGCTTACAGCGATGCAGTCGAGCGTTTACTTGGCAAAGAAGTGCCGCACCGGTTTCTGGAAGTACAAAGGAAAGGCTTCCTCCAACGCATGTTCGGAGGTAAAGAGTGA
- a CDS encoding patatin-like phospholipase family protein, which translates to MKTQEHTSALQLELDAKKKPITGLILSGGGARAAYQVGVLSAIADLLPESAENPFPVIIGTSAGAINAVSLACGALDFQQSVRKLTSIWQSFRTDLVYRTDWFGVIRQAGRFVGRHLLGIGRGSEPVALLDNAPLRDLLLKELDFSGISLAVARRKLRAVAITAFAYQSGQAVTFYQGRGNIDPWVRHRRNGLPTRLRIEHLMASSAIPLLFAPVRLNKEYFGDGAVRQAAPISPALHLGADRVLVIGVRSQTQEEQTIPMTARPPSLAQIGGHLLNSTFIDNLESDLELLGRLNMLGEMLPETERKKHLGLSPVDVLVISPSKKIDEIAARHRHQLPASLRLFLRGPGATRASGGGVLSYLLFERSYCNELIELGYQDAMSKKDELLTFLGISPP; encoded by the coding sequence TTGAAAACACAGGAACACACATCTGCGCTTCAGTTAGAGCTTGATGCTAAAAAAAAGCCAATCACCGGTTTGATTTTATCCGGTGGTGGTGCGCGAGCAGCTTACCAAGTGGGAGTGCTGTCAGCGATTGCTGATCTACTCCCAGAGTCAGCCGAGAATCCTTTTCCCGTCATTATTGGCACATCTGCAGGTGCTATTAATGCTGTCAGCCTAGCCTGTGGTGCGTTAGATTTTCAGCAGTCAGTGCGTAAACTAACGAGCATATGGCAAAGCTTTCGTACTGATTTGGTCTATCGCACGGATTGGTTTGGGGTGATACGGCAAGCAGGGCGTTTTGTTGGCAGGCATTTGCTCGGTATTGGTCGCGGCTCTGAGCCGGTAGCATTGCTAGATAATGCACCTTTACGTGACTTGCTTCTTAAAGAGTTGGACTTCTCAGGCATCAGCTTGGCTGTTGCTCGGCGCAAATTACGTGCGGTGGCTATCACTGCCTTTGCTTATCAGTCGGGTCAGGCTGTCACCTTTTATCAAGGGCGGGGTAATATTGATCCTTGGGTTCGTCATCGTCGCAACGGCTTGCCGACTCGACTGCGCATTGAGCATCTAATGGCCAGTTCTGCTATTCCGTTGCTGTTTGCGCCGGTGCGTTTAAATAAAGAGTATTTTGGTGATGGTGCGGTGCGCCAGGCCGCGCCGATTAGTCCAGCGTTGCACTTAGGTGCTGATCGTGTATTGGTGATTGGTGTGCGCAGCCAAACTCAAGAAGAACAAACAATACCTATGACTGCGCGTCCGCCGAGTCTTGCACAAATTGGCGGGCACTTATTAAACAGTACCTTTATTGATAATTTAGAGTCTGATCTTGAATTGCTTGGGCGCCTCAATATGCTTGGTGAAATGTTGCCCGAAACTGAGCGTAAGAAGCATTTAGGGCTTTCGCCTGTGGATGTTTTGGTTATTTCACCGAGTAAAAAAATTGATGAAATAGCTGCACGGCATCGACATCAGTTACCTGCCTCATTGCGTTTGTTTCTGCGCGGGCCCGGTGCTACGCGTGCCAGTGGCGGAGGGGTGCTGAGCTATTTGCTGTTTGAACGCAGTTATTGCAATGAGCTGATTGAGTTGGGTTATCAAGACGCCATGAGCAAGAAAGATGAACTGTTAACCTTCTTAGGCATCAGCCCACCTTAA
- the fnr gene encoding fumarate/nitrate reduction transcriptional regulator Fnr, translating into MAEIISARNAHQAHCKDCSLATLCLPLSLETQDLDALDNIVKRSRPLKKGDFLFRQGDEFASVYAVRSGSLKTFSVTDCGEEQITGFHLPSEFVGLSGMDTELYPVSAVALETTSICEIPFDRLDELSAILPQLRRQLMRIMSREIRDDQQMMMLLSKKTADERIATFLVNLSARFRARGYSPQQFRLAMSRNEIGNYLGLAVETVSRVFTRFQQNELLIAEGKEINLINLIEICALAGGNLDN; encoded by the coding sequence ATGGCGGAAATAATTAGCGCGCGTAACGCTCACCAAGCGCACTGCAAAGATTGCAGTTTAGCTACACTTTGCTTACCTCTGTCTTTAGAAACACAAGATCTTGACGCTCTCGACAACATTGTTAAGCGCAGTCGGCCCTTAAAAAAAGGGGATTTTCTCTTTCGTCAAGGTGATGAATTTGCTTCGGTGTATGCGGTGCGCTCTGGCAGCTTAAAAACCTTTAGTGTCACCGATTGCGGCGAAGAACAAATCACAGGCTTTCATCTGCCCAGTGAATTTGTTGGTCTATCCGGTATGGACACTGAGCTCTACCCCGTTTCTGCGGTTGCTTTAGAAACCACCTCAATTTGCGAAATACCATTTGATAGACTCGATGAACTCAGTGCCATCTTGCCGCAATTACGCCGCCAACTGATGCGTATCATGAGTCGTGAAATCCGCGATGATCAGCAAATGATGATGCTATTATCGAAAAAAACAGCTGATGAGCGCATTGCTACATTTTTAGTAAACCTGTCTGCACGCTTTCGTGCCCGTGGTTACTCTCCTCAACAATTTCGTCTAGCCATGTCACGCAACGAAATTGGTAACTACTTAGGTCTAGCTGTAGAAACTGTCTCGCGGGTGTTTACTCGCTTTCAGCAAAATGAGTTGCTCATAGCAGAAGGAAAAGAAATCAATCTGATAAATTTGATTGAAATCTGCGCCTTAGCAGGCGGCAACTTAGATAACTGA
- a CDS encoding murein L,D-transpeptidase — protein MLKKQTWLAITLIVATHSALSMAQTSNSPNMLAQTLNALPQACAIPASYRLSEQSIQRLQLFYQTINYMPVWQDAAQRRQLADLLQDLRFDGLKPAQYQLQHIAALAQPASYEQHLCDELLVSHGYLQALQHLSDGVLDPDTVEPYWYEAAVQQPKQTPIIQMAVAGLHDLPQIFAQARPQTSTYQALREALQNSALLQQTDWGSVPTQGRSLRVGMLDVRVPRLQQRLQLAGYIPEQALATNDFDDVKETEVTSEIDSLLYTEALAAAVKDFQHDHYLEADGIVGPATLRELNISPEQRLQQIRVNLERLRWLDKHFEPTMLVVDIAGARLLFFRDGNIVWRTRTQVGTVRRQTPLLKSRITHLTINPTWTVPPTILREDKLPDIRRDLGYLARNNMSVLDYQGNVLDPASINWNAPSGIMLRQGPGPSNALGLVAIRFANPFTVYLHDTPSQHLFGRATRTVSSGCVRVEDAQKLVEHLLVGTSQQERERIEAIQASGKTQQVNLSKPVPVLLAYWTVEVDIDNRLRFRSDSYGYDAKLVEALQAAQR, from the coding sequence TTGCTTAAAAAACAGACATGGCTAGCAATCACTTTGATTGTTGCTACACACAGTGCATTGAGTATGGCGCAAACGAGCAACAGCCCGAATATGTTGGCGCAAACGCTTAATGCGCTTCCGCAGGCTTGCGCAATACCGGCCAGCTACCGTTTGTCGGAACAATCAATTCAACGTCTGCAATTATTCTATCAGACGATTAATTATATGCCGGTGTGGCAGGATGCCGCTCAGCGCCGGCAGTTGGCGGATTTGTTGCAGGACTTACGTTTTGACGGTTTAAAACCTGCCCAGTATCAACTGCAGCACATTGCTGCCTTGGCACAGCCGGCTTCATATGAGCAGCATCTTTGTGATGAGTTGCTGGTTAGTCATGGTTATTTACAAGCGCTACAGCATTTAAGTGATGGTGTGCTTGATCCTGATACTGTAGAGCCCTATTGGTATGAGGCCGCGGTGCAGCAGCCCAAGCAAACGCCGATTATACAAATGGCCGTTGCAGGTCTACACGATTTGCCGCAGATATTTGCCCAGGCGCGGCCTCAAACGAGCACTTATCAGGCGTTGCGTGAGGCCTTACAAAACAGTGCATTATTGCAGCAAACAGACTGGGGCAGTGTACCAACACAAGGGCGCTCATTACGCGTTGGAATGCTTGATGTGCGTGTTCCGCGCCTGCAGCAACGTTTGCAGTTGGCTGGATATATCCCTGAGCAAGCACTTGCTACTAATGATTTTGATGACGTTAAAGAAACAGAAGTAACGTCCGAAATTGATTCGTTGCTGTATACAGAAGCATTAGCAGCTGCTGTAAAAGACTTTCAGCATGATCACTATTTAGAGGCCGATGGTATTGTTGGCCCGGCAACGCTGCGTGAGCTCAATATCAGTCCTGAGCAGCGCTTGCAGCAAATTCGCGTCAATCTTGAACGCTTGCGCTGGCTGGATAAACACTTTGAACCGACCATGCTCGTTGTCGATATTGCTGGTGCGCGGCTACTGTTTTTTCGTGACGGCAACATAGTGTGGCGCACGCGAACGCAGGTGGGTACGGTGCGCCGGCAAACACCGCTGTTGAAGTCGCGTATCACGCATTTAACGATCAACCCAACATGGACAGTGCCGCCAACGATTTTGCGTGAGGATAAACTGCCAGACATCCGGCGTGATTTAGGCTATTTGGCGCGCAATAATATGAGTGTGCTCGACTATCAAGGTAATGTTTTAGACCCTGCCAGCATCAACTGGAATGCACCGTCCGGTATTATGTTGCGCCAAGGTCCGGGTCCAAGCAACGCGCTTGGCTTAGTCGCTATTCGTTTTGCAAATCCGTTTACTGTGTATTTGCACGATACACCGAGTCAGCACTTGTTTGGACGCGCAACACGGACTGTCAGTTCGGGCTGTGTGCGTGTCGAGGATGCGCAAAAGCTAGTTGAGCACTTATTAGTTGGTACGTCACAGCAGGAGCGTGAGCGCATTGAAGCAATTCAGGCCAGTGGCAAAACCCAGCAAGTGAATTTATCTAAGCCGGTTCCAGTGTTGTTAGCCTATTGGACGGTGGAAGTGGATATTGATAATCGCTTGCGTTTTCGCAGTGACAGCTATGGCTACGATGCCAAACTAGTAGAGGCTTTGCAGGCGGCACAGCGTTAG
- the minE gene encoding cell division topological specificity factor MinE, with the protein MSILDFLRGRKKEPTASIAKERLQIIVAHERGQREEPDYLPALQKELVEVIRKYVNIEHDQVQVALENQGSCSILELNITLPDR; encoded by the coding sequence GTGAGTATTTTAGATTTTCTAAGGGGTCGTAAGAAAGAGCCCACGGCATCCATTGCCAAAGAGCGCTTACAAATCATTGTCGCCCATGAACGGGGCCAGCGTGAAGAGCCTGACTATTTGCCAGCACTGCAAAAAGAGCTGGTTGAGGTGATTCGCAAGTACGTCAATATTGAACATGATCAAGTGCAGGTTGCCCTAGAAAATCAAGGCAGCTGCTCGATTCTTGAGCTGAATATCACCCTGCCTGATCGTTAA
- the hemN gene encoding oxygen-independent coproporphyrinogen III oxidase — MNNNNNNNTELSATLFNKYHRLDQPYYSYPTQEQFQHSVSSFARFSALRASRKAQRPLALNINIPFSANACYYSTTKNIITKDRSRSAAYVHSLEQEIRLVGKHAGTKQHIEHLHFGGGTPTFLNPNELRQLMACLKDSFNIGSNNFTHYSIDIDPREVDWSTMGVLRDIGFNRVNIEVQGLDPSVQRAINRLQSIEQTQNIVEAARALQFRTVSISLICGLPRQTPQSFRQALSDIVKLAPDHISLQNFKHQPSKYPLQTHINAQDLPSSAALVEMLGSAQHILSTAGYIYIGMGHFTLADDDLLSAQEDKALQHGIQGYTSGSDFDTIGFGVSAISQLGELYYHNTHDLRAYQTASSNQQLAPARGLLCNTDDQIRRSIIQALTCQFSVDLCSIEQRFNINFKEYFHPQWQTLKLMHDDGLLILSDKALEMTEQGRLFTLAVCQVFDYYFSQQRQSNTAQTQVI, encoded by the coding sequence ATGAATAACAATAACAATAACAATACAGAGCTAAGTGCCACATTATTTAATAAATACCATCGACTGGATCAGCCGTATTATTCTTACCCCACTCAAGAACAATTCCAGCACTCAGTCAGCAGCTTTGCGCGTTTTAGCGCCTTACGTGCCAGCCGTAAAGCGCAACGGCCGCTTGCTTTAAATATTAATATTCCGTTTAGTGCAAATGCCTGTTATTACAGCACCACAAAAAATATAATCACAAAAGACCGCAGCCGAAGTGCAGCTTACGTGCACAGCCTAGAACAAGAAATCCGCCTTGTAGGCAAACATGCAGGCACAAAACAACACATCGAGCACCTGCATTTTGGTGGAGGCACCCCAACATTTTTAAACCCTAACGAACTGCGGCAATTGATGGCCTGCCTGAAAGATAGCTTCAATATAGGCAGTAACAACTTTACGCACTACAGCATAGACATCGATCCTCGTGAAGTAGACTGGTCAACCATGGGTGTATTACGCGATATTGGCTTCAATCGCGTCAATATTGAAGTGCAAGGTCTTGACCCATCTGTGCAGCGCGCTATCAATCGTTTACAAAGCATTGAGCAAACTCAAAATATTGTTGAGGCAGCACGCGCACTGCAGTTCCGCACAGTCAGCATCAGCCTTATTTGCGGCCTGCCCAGGCAAACACCGCAGTCATTTAGACAAGCGCTCAGCGACATAGTCAAGCTGGCACCAGACCATATTAGCTTGCAAAACTTTAAGCACCAGCCCAGCAAATACCCCCTCCAGACTCATATTAATGCGCAAGACTTACCTTCCTCAGCAGCTTTGGTTGAGATGCTTGGCAGTGCTCAACATATTTTGAGCACTGCCGGTTACATCTATATTGGTATGGGTCATTTCACGTTAGCTGATGATGATTTGCTTAGCGCACAAGAAGATAAAGCCTTGCAGCACGGCATTCAAGGCTACACCAGTGGCAGCGACTTCGACACAATCGGTTTTGGTGTTTCAGCCATCAGCCAACTGGGTGAACTGTATTACCACAATACGCATGACTTACGTGCTTACCAAACAGCTTCCAGCAATCAGCAACTCGCACCAGCACGAGGCTTGCTGTGCAATACCGACGACCAAATAAGACGCAGTATCATTCAAGCCCTTACCTGCCAGTTTAGTGTGGATCTGTGCAGCATTGAGCAGCGTTTCAATATCAACTTCAAAGAATACTTTCACCCGCAGTGGCAAACCCTCAAGCTCATGCATGATGACGGGCTGCTTATACTGTCTGACAAAGCATTGGAAATGACAGAGCAAGGCCGTTTATTTACTTTAGCTGTATGCCAAGTATTCGATTATTATTTTTCTCAGCAAAGGCAAAGCAACACAGCTCAGACACAGGTTATTTAG
- a CDS encoding murein L,D-transpeptidase catalytic domain family protein: MLRPFLINSLLATLASFYSLSATASITPQQLSNSLIKAAPSLNNEVLSTALSAMQCALNNGADPAKRLAVIDFSLPSSEKRLWIFDLDSKQLVLHDFVAHGNRSGDNFATSFSNINGSHQSSIGLFRTAESYHGKHGYSLRMDGLEPGINDRARERAIVIHSADYVNPDWIQTQGRIGRSQGCPAVRPEIGRMVVDNLKGGQFMFSWYPDQQWLQTSIYLNCRTKQVASNSSITADGS, encoded by the coding sequence ATGCTCCGTCCTTTTCTTATTAATTCTTTACTTGCCACCCTAGCCAGTTTTTACAGCCTTTCAGCAACAGCCTCCATTACCCCTCAGCAGCTTTCTAACTCACTTATTAAAGCAGCCCCTTCCCTTAATAACGAGGTACTATCTACCGCGCTGAGTGCGATGCAATGCGCTTTAAATAACGGCGCCGATCCAGCCAAACGTTTAGCGGTAATTGATTTCTCACTGCCTTCTAGTGAAAAGCGTTTATGGATTTTTGATTTAGACAGCAAGCAATTGGTCTTGCATGACTTTGTCGCCCACGGTAACCGCTCCGGCGATAATTTTGCCACCAGTTTTTCTAATATCAATGGCAGCCACCAATCGAGTATCGGTTTATTTCGCACCGCAGAAAGTTATCATGGCAAGCATGGCTACTCACTACGCATGGACGGTTTAGAGCCTGGCATTAATGACCGTGCCCGTGAGCGCGCAATCGTTATTCACTCAGCTGATTACGTCAATCCGGATTGGATTCAAACCCAAGGCCGTATTGGTCGCAGCCAAGGCTGCCCTGCTGTTCGACCAGAAATTGGCCGCATGGTTGTCGACAACCTAAAAGGCGGACAGTTTATGTTCTCGTGGTATCCTGATCAGCAGTGGCTGCAAACCTCTATTTATTTAAACTGCCGCACCAAACAAGTGGCTAGCAACAGTAGCATTACTGCTGACGGTAGCTGA
- a CDS encoding RluA family pseudouridine synthase — MPLSSIEIIYADQYILVVNKPTLLLSVPGRAEDNKDCLVTRLQENGYADARIVHRLDWETSGLIILARDANSHRELSRQFHDREVEKRYTALCWGQLEQEQGKIELPLRYDPPTKPRHVVDHEQGKHALTLWTLLQRSADHCRVELTPYTGRSHQLRVHMLSIGHPLLGDGLYAHEQALQAAPRLCLHATELRFTHPHSKQPLAFNCPAPF; from the coding sequence ATGCCACTATCAAGTATTGAAATTATCTATGCAGACCAATACATCTTAGTGGTCAACAAACCAACCTTATTATTGTCAGTGCCTGGGCGCGCTGAAGACAATAAAGATTGCTTAGTCACTCGCCTACAAGAAAATGGCTACGCTGATGCACGCATCGTGCACCGCCTCGACTGGGAGACGTCAGGTCTTATTATTCTTGCCCGCGATGCCAACAGTCACCGTGAATTATCACGCCAATTTCACGACCGTGAAGTGGAGAAGCGCTACACAGCACTATGCTGGGGTCAGCTGGAGCAGGAACAAGGCAAGATCGAACTGCCGCTGCGCTACGATCCTCCCACCAAGCCGCGTCATGTTGTTGACCATGAACAAGGCAAACATGCCCTCACGCTATGGACTCTGCTGCAACGCAGTGCTGACCACTGCCGTGTCGAGTTAACCCCGTACACAGGCCGCTCACACCAGCTCAGGGTGCATATGTTGTCCATCGGTCATCCATTATTAGGCGACGGCCTCTACGCCCATGAACAAGCGCTGCAAGCAGCACCACGCTTATGCCTGCACGCAACTGAGTTAAGGTTTACCCACCCACACTCCAAACAACCTTTAGCTTTTAACTGCCCTGCACCCTTTTAA
- a CDS encoding sulfite exporter TauE/SafE family protein, with the protein MIDLIPLLASAFILGLLGAGHCLGMCGGLMGALTLGIPAEQQHRRLRMLIAYNLGRVSSYALAGFLFGLLGWAVEQTPAAAALRIIAALLLISLGLYLAGWWHGLTRLENLGRHVWKYIQPIAGRLLPVKSIPHALWLGALWGWLPCGLVYSTLFWTASQGDALTSALLMFVFGLGTWPVLIASGLAAERITVFLRQKNVRYAAGSLVILYGLWTLPGPHQHWLMGH; encoded by the coding sequence ATGATTGACTTAATTCCACTGCTAGCTTCAGCATTTATTCTTGGTTTACTCGGGGCTGGTCACTGTCTTGGTATGTGTGGCGGCCTAATGGGCGCTTTAACCTTAGGCATTCCTGCAGAACAGCAGCATCGACGCTTGCGCATGCTTATCGCCTATAACTTGGGGCGCGTCAGTAGCTATGCGCTGGCAGGATTCTTATTTGGCTTGCTTGGCTGGGCCGTCGAGCAAACACCTGCTGCTGCAGCTCTGCGCATCATTGCGGCTCTTTTACTGATAAGTTTAGGTTTATATTTAGCCGGTTGGTGGCACGGTTTAACTCGACTTGAAAACCTTGGTCGACATGTGTGGAAATATATCCAGCCCATTGCTGGACGCTTGTTGCCGGTTAAAAGCATTCCCCATGCTTTATGGCTTGGCGCACTGTGGGGCTGGCTACCCTGCGGCTTGGTCTACAGCACCTTATTTTGGACCGCCAGTCAGGGCGATGCGCTCACCAGTGCGCTGCTAATGTTCGTATTCGGCTTAGGCACATGGCCAGTGCTGATAGCCTCTGGATTAGCAGCGGAGCGGATAACTGTATTTTTACGTCAGAAAAACGTGCGTTATGCTGCAGGATCACTGGTTATTCTATATGGCCTATGGACGCTACCCGGGCCACACCAGCATTGGCTAATGGGGCACTAA
- a CDS encoding lipid A biosynthesis lauroyl acyltransferase, which yields MKHLRFDIAFLHPRYWLLWCGLALLWLITLLPYAVLLQLGRALGALMLRTASSRRHIVTRNIELCFAQLSDTEREHLVRENFASMGIAFFEMAMSWWWPKKRLRRLVKIEGLDHLRKAQAQEQGVILMAIHFTTLEIGAALLGQQHTIDGMYRAHKNPVFDYVQRRGRERHNADAQAIEREDVRGMLKVLRQGRAIWYAPDQDYGPKQSLFVPLFGVPAATVTATSKFAKLGRAQVVPMRQTRLPKGQGYLIQIEPPLQDFPGDSDEHDCLRINQWIEQAIAQQPEQYLWAHRRFKTRPEGEATLY from the coding sequence ATGAAGCATTTGCGCTTTGATATCGCATTTTTGCACCCGCGCTATTGGTTGCTGTGGTGCGGATTGGCTCTTTTGTGGCTGATAACTCTATTGCCTTATGCTGTGCTGCTGCAGTTAGGTCGGGCGCTAGGTGCCTTAATGTTGCGTACGGCGAGCAGCCGACGGCATATTGTCACACGCAATATTGAGTTATGCTTTGCGCAGTTAAGTGACACTGAGCGAGAGCACTTAGTGCGTGAGAATTTCGCATCAATGGGCATTGCTTTTTTTGAAATGGCAATGAGCTGGTGGTGGCCAAAAAAACGTCTGAGACGGCTGGTGAAAATAGAAGGTTTAGACCACTTGCGCAAAGCTCAAGCACAAGAGCAGGGTGTTATTTTAATGGCTATCCACTTTACAACGCTAGAAATTGGTGCTGCTTTATTAGGGCAGCAGCACACCATTGACGGTATGTATCGCGCACACAAAAATCCTGTGTTTGATTATGTACAGCGTCGCGGTCGTGAGCGGCATAATGCTGATGCGCAGGCCATTGAGCGTGAAGATGTGCGCGGTATGCTTAAAGTATTGCGTCAAGGTCGTGCAATTTGGTACGCGCCAGACCAAGACTATGGTCCAAAACAAAGCCTTTTTGTGCCACTGTTTGGCGTGCCTGCTGCTACAGTAACGGCCACGAGTAAGTTTGCAAAGCTTGGTCGTGCACAGGTTGTGCCGATGCGCCAAACACGCTTGCCAAAGGGGCAAGGGTATTTGATTCAAATAGAGCCGCCGTTACAGGATTTTCCAGGTGACTCAGATGAGCACGACTGCTTGCGTATCAATCAATGGATTGAGCAGGCAATTGCACAACAGCCAGAGCAGTATTTGTGGGCGCACCGCCGTTTTAAAACGCGACCTGAAGGTGAGGCGACGTTGTATTGA
- a CDS encoding adenine phosphoribosyltransferase yields the protein MIFDEFAIKSLIRPIPDFPKKGTIFRDITPLFQSPRALRMVIDGLVQRYVESDFTHIGAIESRGFLLGSTIAYELNKPLVLFRKKGKLPADVLSEPYDTEYEQSTLEVHADSLCEGDKVLLIDDIIASGGTFVAAARLIRRMGASVYEVAAIIDLPEMEGSQLMQDIGVPTFTLTAFALNEH from the coding sequence ATGATTTTTGATGAATTCGCAATTAAGTCTTTAATTCGTCCTATTCCAGATTTTCCAAAAAAAGGCACAATTTTTCGTGACATCACGCCTTTGTTTCAGTCGCCTCGTGCACTGCGTATGGTGATTGATGGTTTAGTGCAGCGTTATGTCGAAAGTGACTTCACCCATATTGGAGCAATTGAGTCGCGTGGTTTCTTATTAGGCTCTACTATTGCCTATGAACTGAACAAACCTTTAGTGTTATTTCGCAAAAAAGGCAAACTTCCTGCTGATGTGCTGAGCGAGCCTTATGACACTGAATACGAGCAATCCACCTTAGAAGTGCATGCAGACAGCCTGTGTGAGGGCGACAAAGTACTGCTCATTGATGACATTATTGCCAGCGGCGGCACCTTTGTTGCAGCGGCACGATTAATCCGTAGAATGGGCGCTAGCGTTTACGAAGTTGCCGCCATTATTGACCTTCCAGAGATGGAAGGCTCACAGCTGATGCAAGATATTGGTGTACCAACCTTTACCTTAACCGCGTTTGCCCTCAACGAACACTAA
- the minC gene encoding septum site-determining protein MinC, which yields MNQVDILEKAPVFQLKGSMLALTILELSSSDLDSLDEQLAEKVEQAPQFFKDAPIILALDKCTVGADTIDLTHLLSICRSHGLHPLALRTENPTQVSAAEQLDLAVMPPSGARERPLTIEAPVEPSVIPAKIITQPVRSGQQIYAKNTDLIIMAAVSAGAELLADGNIHVYGPLRGRALAGINGNLEARIFCQQMGAEMLSIAGQYKVAEDLRRDPLWGKATQTYLNEQQLNISAL from the coding sequence ATGAATCAAGTCGATATTCTTGAGAAAGCACCTGTCTTTCAACTTAAAGGCAGCATGCTCGCCTTAACCATTCTAGAGCTTTCATCCAGTGATCTAGACAGTCTAGATGAACAGCTCGCTGAAAAAGTTGAGCAGGCACCTCAATTTTTTAAAGATGCACCCATTATTTTAGCATTAGACAAATGTACAGTTGGCGCTGACACCATAGATTTGACGCACTTGCTCAGCATCTGCCGTAGTCATGGCTTACACCCGCTGGCATTGCGCACTGAAAATCCTACACAGGTATCTGCGGCTGAACAGCTTGATCTTGCCGTAATGCCGCCAAGTGGTGCACGCGAACGACCACTGACCATTGAAGCACCTGTTGAACCCAGCGTCATTCCAGCTAAAATCATTACGCAACCGGTTCGCAGTGGCCAGCAAATTTATGCTAAGAACACTGACTTAATTATTATGGCTGCAGTCAGTGCCGGCGCGGAACTATTAGCTGATGGCAATATCCATGTTTATGGTCCATTGCGTGGCCGAGCATTGGCTGGCATCAATGGCAACCTAGAGGCTCGAATATTTTGCCAACAAATGGGTGCTGAAATGCTATCCATTGCCGGCCAATATAAAGTCGCTGAAGATTTGCGCCGTGACCCTTTATGGGGAAAAGCTACACAAACGTATCTAAATGAGCAGCAGTTAAACATCTCTGCACTCTGA